In Dyadobacter sp. CECT 9275, the following proteins share a genomic window:
- a CDS encoding LacI family DNA-binding transcriptional regulator: MEEITLKTIATQLGISISTVSRALKNHPDIKESTKKAVYDLAEQLDYEPNQLAFQLLNKRSNTIGVVVPKISYALYLQAIPGMAEIAEKNGYQLLICQTDDNHEKEVRQIQTLLSSRTSGIVLSPSANSTSVEHLLKVQRKNVPLVLFNRDCEEIICSKVIIDNQKAAYEAVSILLSRGRKRIAYLGGPNHLQISHNRLNGYRKAHADFGIDVDDELVRIISQEKEDMIKAIHDLFESNIQLDAIVAYSDQIAQWALVLSKQKGMKIPEDLSIIGFYDEPVNELLDPPLSSVSQPAYEMGVKALELIFKELNSTRFAFQKIVLESKLIIRGSI, from the coding sequence ATGGAAGAAATTACGCTAAAGACAATTGCTACACAGCTGGGTATATCCATCTCGACCGTTTCACGAGCATTGAAAAACCATCCCGATATAAAAGAATCCACAAAAAAAGCGGTTTATGATCTGGCAGAACAGCTGGATTACGAACCCAATCAGCTGGCGTTTCAACTGTTGAATAAAAGAAGTAATACCATTGGCGTTGTGGTTCCAAAAATCAGCTATGCGCTTTATCTCCAGGCCATCCCCGGAATGGCGGAAATTGCAGAAAAGAATGGGTATCAGCTTCTGATCTGCCAGACAGACGATAATCACGAAAAAGAAGTAAGGCAGATACAAACCCTGCTGAGCTCGCGTACATCTGGTATCGTACTGTCTCCTTCGGCAAACAGTACCTCAGTTGAACACCTGTTAAAAGTCCAGCGCAAAAATGTTCCGCTGGTATTGTTCAACCGCGACTGTGAGGAAATAATCTGTTCAAAAGTTATTATTGACAATCAGAAAGCGGCATACGAGGCTGTATCCATCCTGCTTTCCCGGGGTAGAAAACGCATTGCGTATCTTGGCGGTCCCAATCATCTTCAGATTAGCCATAACCGGCTCAACGGATATCGCAAAGCACACGCAGATTTCGGGATAGATGTGGACGACGAACTGGTGCGGATCATCAGCCAGGAAAAAGAAGATATGATTAAGGCTATCCACGATCTTTTTGAATCCAACATCCAACTGGACGCCATCGTAGCATATAGCGATCAGATTGCCCAATGGGCGCTGGTACTTTCCAAACAGAAGGGAATGAAAATCCCAGAGGACCTCTCGATCATTGGCTTTTATGACGAACCGGTCAATGAGTTGCTGGACCCGCCGCTGAGTTCGGTATCTCAACCGGCCTATGAAATGGGTGTGAAAGCACTTGAACTTATTTTCAAGGAGCTGAATAGCACCCGTTTTGCCTTTCAAAAAATAGTTCTGGAAAGCAAGCTCATCATCCGGGGCTCCATCTAG
- a CDS encoding DUF5597 domain-containing protein: MLKTFFSIIIFSVAANIFAHGQAVVSQREMAGKPIPRLVSEKGRHTLMVDGKPYLILGAQMWNSSGWPAMLDKTWPQLRELQCNTLEVPVYWEHIEREKGKFDFANLDKLILDARREGIRLVLLWFASYKNGSSQYIPVWMKENTAEHPRMLDGSGRPIQVLSTLSENNRNADARAFAALMAHIRDVDESYRTVIMVQAENEPGSLGTDRDYSVTATKLFNGQVPGKLISALKKKPGTWQQVFGVDAAETFSAWHMASYINDVAAKGKKEYPLPVYVNSWLRENRFERAGEHPSGGPTSNMLDVYKVAGPAIDLLAVDIYNKNYMQFRDLCEKYQRPDNALFVPETGKGMTFARFHFYAIGDYNAIGVAPYGIDPFHGDPHDKRDKTRLDEKFTAIADNYRLLAPAIPLITSLQGTGKLKAAVEEGGLGDKLLHFTNYNLLLTFGFPSYKVGPDLTGRVLIAEIAPDEFYLIGFDAKFQFRPKLGSGFSSAEFIYMQEGTFVEGEWKQTRIWNGDEVYHSTLTPDGVILKVKLRGLQSDQMNITPNFEK; encoded by the coding sequence ATGCTGAAAACTTTCTTTTCGATTATTATTTTCTCAGTTGCCGCCAATATTTTCGCACATGGGCAGGCAGTTGTCAGTCAGCGGGAAATGGCAGGAAAACCAATTCCGAGACTGGTCAGTGAAAAAGGCAGGCATACCCTCATGGTGGATGGTAAACCGTATCTTATTCTGGGGGCTCAGATGTGGAATTCCAGCGGATGGCCAGCTATGCTGGATAAAACCTGGCCACAGCTCAGGGAGCTACAGTGTAATACTTTGGAAGTGCCGGTCTACTGGGAGCATATTGAAAGAGAAAAAGGGAAATTTGATTTTGCCAATCTGGACAAACTGATTCTGGATGCCCGGCGTGAAGGTATCCGACTGGTATTGCTATGGTTTGCTTCGTACAAAAACGGGAGTTCGCAGTACATTCCTGTTTGGATGAAGGAAAATACAGCAGAACATCCGCGCATGCTGGATGGCAGTGGCCGGCCGATCCAGGTTTTATCTACCTTATCTGAAAATAATCGTAATGCAGATGCACGTGCCTTTGCCGCTTTGATGGCGCATATACGGGATGTTGACGAAAGCTACCGGACCGTGATTATGGTGCAGGCGGAAAATGAGCCAGGTTCCCTTGGTACTGACCGGGATTATTCTGTAACAGCCACTAAACTTTTTAACGGGCAGGTTCCGGGTAAACTGATATCAGCCTTAAAAAAGAAACCCGGAACCTGGCAGCAGGTGTTTGGGGTGGATGCGGCAGAAACTTTTTCGGCCTGGCACATGGCTTCCTATATTAACGACGTCGCTGCAAAAGGGAAAAAGGAATACCCGCTGCCAGTATATGTGAATTCGTGGCTGAGGGAAAACCGCTTTGAACGCGCAGGAGAACATCCCAGCGGCGGCCCTACTTCTAATATGCTGGATGTTTACAAAGTGGCCGGGCCTGCAATTGACTTGCTCGCTGTGGATATTTACAACAAAAACTACATGCAGTTCAGGGATTTATGCGAGAAATATCAACGCCCGGATAATGCGCTGTTTGTTCCTGAAACAGGGAAAGGGATGACTTTTGCTCGTTTTCACTTTTATGCCATCGGAGATTATAATGCCATTGGTGTGGCACCTTACGGCATTGACCCTTTTCATGGAGACCCGCATGACAAACGTGATAAAACCCGGCTTGACGAAAAGTTTACAGCCATTGCAGACAATTACCGGTTGCTGGCACCTGCCATCCCGCTGATTACAAGCCTGCAGGGTACCGGAAAATTAAAAGCCGCAGTGGAGGAGGGTGGCCTTGGCGACAAGCTGCTTCACTTCACAAATTATAACCTGCTGCTGACTTTTGGCTTCCCCAGCTACAAAGTGGGGCCAGATCTTACAGGCCGGGTTCTGATAGCCGAAATAGCTCCTGATGAATTTTATCTTATTGGCTTTGATGCGAAGTTCCAGTTCAGGCCCAAGCTTGGGTCGGGATTTTCATCGGCCGAATTCATTTATATGCAGGAAGGTACTTTTGTGGAGGGAGAATGGAAACAAACCAGGATCTGGAATGGTGACGAGGTATACCATTCTACTTTAACACCCGATGGCGTCATTCTGAAAGTCAAGCTTAGAGGGCTGCAATCGGATCAGATGAATATCACACCGAATTTTGAAAAGTGA